GCTTAGGATGAAGTCTTTTGTAAAACCAAAATAATTTTTTTTCATGAGCTATAAAGCTTTCCCCTAATGCTAAAAGATTAATACCTAAAGAAGAAAGGAAAAACTTTTTAAACGTTTGTTTTCCTAGGAGTGGAAGCGAAAACCACGGAACGATTAACATTCCGATTAAACAAAGTTTATAGCGTTTCATTTCACACACATTCCTTTTTTCTTTTTACCTTATCCTAAAAACATGATTTTATTTATAAAATCTTATATCTTGAGCAAACTACTCAGGATGCGATGTAGCACCCCAAGGCATCTAATTTTGTAACAGAAAAACCTACTGTACATGGGGTCAGTCCCGAGGTTCAGTAGGTTTTCCTGTATTTTAGATTGTATACGGTATACAAAGTTAGTTTATATAAAATATGTTACAGGTAGTAAAAAAACATAAATTAACAAATGTCTTTTTACTGAAGTAAATGGCGTTGAGCTAAAGCTTGATGAATACTGGAAACGACGGATAAGTCATCAAAATCAATTCCGATTTGGATAGCCGTTTGAGCGATTTCAGGTCGAATGCCTGAAAGTGTACAGGTTACACCAATTAATTTTAAAGCTTTGATTAATTGGAAGAGTTGATGGGCCACCATCGTATCGATAATCAGTACACCAGATAGGTCAATCAGTAGGTGCTTTACTTGTTGACTAGAACATTGTTGTAACGTATTTTCCATTACCTTCTGGGCTCGATCGGTATCAATATCTCCCACAAGAGGAAGAAGAGCAAGGTCTTCACTAAGGGAAATAACCGGAGAGCTTAATTCATAGATCATCTCTTTTTGAGCAGCTAAACGTTCTTCCGTATACTTATAGCTTTGTTCTGCGAAAGCTAGCATCACATAAGTGAAGTTATCAATAATCTTATGTTTCCATCTGTTAATCGTTTCTGGAGAATAGGTCTCGGGACTCTCCTCTACGAATTCTTTCACGTAATCTAGATACTGTTCTTGAATATTAAAGAACTCTCGTAATATCAAGTGATTGGGTGTACGTTGATGTTCTTGTTCCCCAGAAGTTTTACAAATCCATTCATCAAAAGAGGATAAGAACTCCTCTTCAGAACAAGATTCATCAAATACTCTACAAAAACGTACATGAAATTCATAATTTTGTTTCTTTACCATTTCAACACCTTTAGGATCATCCGACGCATATACGCCAGAGGAATCATCTTTATCTAAAGCTTCATACCACTGTTCTGTTAATAAGCGTGCTCTTTCTAGTAAAAAGTGATA
The DNA window shown above is from Priestia filamentosa and carries:
- a CDS encoding STAS domain-containing protein, whose protein sequence is MHKNNSLYHFLLERARLLTEQWYEALDKDDSSGVYASDDPKGVEMVKKQNYEFHVRFCRVFDESCSEEEFLSSFDEWICKTSGEQEHQRTPNHLILREFFNIQEQYLDYVKEFVEESPETYSPETINRWKHKIIDNFTYVMLAFAEQSYKYTEERLAAQKEMIYELSSPVISLSEDLALLPLVGDIDTDRAQKVMENTLQQCSSQQVKHLLIDLSGVLIIDTMVAHQLFQLIKALKLIGVTCTLSGIRPEIAQTAIQIGIDFDDLSVVSSIHQALAQRHLLQ